A stretch of Porites lutea chromosome 5, jaPorLute2.1, whole genome shotgun sequence DNA encodes these proteins:
- the LOC140937579 gene encoding queuine tRNA-ribosyltransferase catalytic subunit 1-like gives MADNVEVPGEVQCALSYNILAECSTSKARTAILTLPHYEVETPVFMPVGTQGTMKGLTTKQLTDLDCQIILGNTYHLGMRPGTKILEKAGGLHGFMNWKRALLTDSGGFQMVSLLKLAEITEEGVKFQSPHDGSEMLLTPEKSTEIQNSIGADIIMQLDDVVSSTTTGPRVEEAMKRSIRWLDRCVAAHARPTEQNLFAIIQGGLDPELRRTCVDEMVKRNTPGIAIGGLSGGEEKSLFWKTVSLCTDLLPKSKPRYLMGVGYAVDLVVCCALGVDMFDCVYPTRTARFGTALVPWGQLHLKHKQYVTDLKPIDRDCGCSTCKHHSRAYINSLLGREEVACHLITIHNIYYQMQLMRDIRESIKKDNFPEFVQGFMNKMFPDKSYPDWAQSALASVNIFLDTQQYDREQQTMLRRKHDLDRSTDEYIVNS, from the exons atggcggacaatgTGGAGGTACCAGGGGAAGTACAATGCGCCTTGAGTTACAACATTTTGGCGGAATGCTCCACCAGCAAAGCTCGAACTGCCATCCTAACTTTACCGCATTATGAAGTAGAAACTCCTGTATTTATGCCAGTAGGAACACAAGGTACTATGAAGGGATTAACAACGAAGCAGCTTACAGATTTAGACTGTCAGATTATTCTTGGCAACACTTATCATCTGGGAATGAGACCG GGTACCAAGATATTAGAGAAAGCTGGAGGACTCCATGGCTTTATGAACTGGAAAAGAGCTCTCTTAACT GACAGTGGTGGATTTCAGATGGTATCACTCTTAAAGTTAGCTGAAATTACTGAGGAAGGTGTCAAGTTCCAATCACCTCATGATGGAAGCGAAATGTTACTCACACCTGAAAAATCAACTGAGATCCAGAATTCTATTGGAGCTGATATAATTATGCAACTGGATGATGTGGTCAGCAGTACCACTACAG GTCCCAGAGTAGAGGAGGCTATGAAGCGTTCTATAAGGTGGCTGGACAGATGTGTTGCAGCACATGCAAGACCAACTGAACAGAATCTGTTTGCAATCATTCAGGGAGGACTGGATCCTGAATTGAGGAGGACTTGTGTAGACG AAATGGTAAAACGCAACACACCCGGTATAGCTATTGGTGGCTTAAGTGGTGGAGAAGAGAAgtcattgttttggaaaaccGTTTCTCTTTGTACAGATCTGCTACCAAAGAGCAAACCAAGATATCTTATGGGGGTAGG TTATGCGGTGGATCTGGTGGTGTGTTGTGCGTTAGGAGTGGACATGTTTGACTGTGTTTATCCGACTAGAACCGCG AGATTTGGCACAGCATTAGTACCGTGGGGTCAACTACACTTGAAACATAAGCAGTATGTTACAGATCTTAAGCCCATCGACAGAGACTGTGGATGTTCAACTTGCAAGCATCATTCTAGAGCATACATCAATAGCTTACTGGGAAGGGAAGAGGTGGCTTGTCACTTAATAACTATACACAATATATATTATCAG ATGCAGCTGATGCGAGACATAAGAGAAAGCATCAAGAAGGACAATTTTCCTGAGTTTGTTCAAGGCTTCATGAACaaaatgttcccagataaaAGTTATCCAGACTGGGCTCAAAGTGCCCTAGCTTCTGTCAATATATTTTTGGATACTCAGCAATACGACAGGGAACAACAAACAATGCTTAGAAGAAAACATGATCTGGATAGGTCCACAGATGAATATATCGTAAATTCGTAA
- the LOC140937101 gene encoding uncharacterized protein, protein MADTDEKGDEDKRDPLSFFTAGDSSSGSDSDSDGETEKDFQNSLKSKTSKEEVLSPKTKLPSPTTLFATVGRPSFLETKEESIVDWDSLSKRYEPNTYSAPPVQFTSVAESRDSEEYEDAVISSAPVKYGKEMSDIQKHLVVHEKRSVTAALNILNDREESAPKKQKTENFRQKEKRKRDQGQSARGKSYVEEEKRILRQEFSAE, encoded by the exons ATGGCGGACACAGATGAAAAAGGCGACGAAGATAAAAGAGACCCTCTATCTTTCTTCACTGCTGGCGATTCTAGTTCTGGTTCGGATTCAGATAGTGATGGAGAGACTGAGAAGGATTTTCAAAACAGTTTGAAGTCAAAGACTTCAAAGGAGGAAGTGTTATCACCCAAAACTAAATTGCCTTCGCCAACGACTTTGTTTGCAACCGTCGGAAGACCATCTTTTTTGGAAACAAAGGAGGAGAGTATCGTAGACTGGGATTCACTATCAAAGCGCTATGAACCAAACACATACTCAGCTCCACCCGTGCAGTTTACTTCTGTAGCAGAGAGCAGAGACAGCGAAGAATACGAGGACGCTGTTATCTCGTCTGCTCCTGTGAAATATGGTAAAGAGATGTCTGATATACAAAAACATCTGGTTGTTCACGAAAAGCGATCTGTTACCGCTGCTCTGAACATATTGAACGACAGAG aGGAAAGTGCTCCAAAGAAGCAAAAGACAGAAAATTTCAGACAaaaggagaagaggaaacgAGATCAAGGGCAATCTGCACGAGGAAAGAGTTATGTGGAGGAAGAGAAAAGGATTCTACGCCAAGAGTTTTCAGCAGAGTGA
- the LOC140937693 gene encoding uncharacterized protein, whose product MYSLRDILSGYVKKERNAEGSPCNEQSSKTLFSKETFECSMENGNPVSSRASDLELGHQTDSLPDTFECSKESGNPAPFRARDCGLDHQAGSSPLTSTHLVSLRERISPEEDYSNIRKRNVQGILPDRKRFKDDLVRRNRETMTSTSCSTATLMALKSAYPVPFSGEESTQEYTYDQMSNMMSSYQKNSPPFKSAIKPLPSRGNSYAKEDESRIQLSQVYKNPYNAKAVKAFIDALTKKQCQFSFKQGSDQTSGHSKHQEMLSEEQPIKQNRKTLFTNGSGILKRNQFTKLTAPKRHLSRFHPTRETSNFQSTMLPRRDQFPDMGATSKNGSVHRHETENYSFHNSSLEIIPCYHVYNIRPSTPNSHFTVTPQHFRVMEEIAQQDDLANKIGVCKPEISFLNEKGKQCSQKFISGISKNLTRGGASSCQSYRQEQPRAHPAPSAENQRPSVIMVPASWSNISSRESHVPLKVDASFTERSDGQKDNVVDLDSSDDDDGEKEKYFQVNMDGKTATFKLTKEDWNRIPISTFPSGGRLLSGDWRKIFVNKVKESNPWCSLRFKNNHVRSENSRKIYSAVFFRGAAECKRPECNVKVRFVIQKEKGKYVDVTYVGNVCHSSEPGGNDFVSYTYGARRAQNT is encoded by the exons ATGTATTCGCTGCGTGACATTTTAAGCGGTTACGTGAAGAAAGAGCGGAACGCGGAGGGATCACCTTGCAACGAACAAAGTAGCAAAACATTGTTCTCCAAAGAAACCTTTGAGTGTTCCATGGAAAATGGAAACCCTGTGTCTTCTCGTGCGTCTGACCTTGAACTTGGTCACCAAACTGATTCGTTACCAGACACCTTCGAATGCTCCAAAGAAAGTGGAAACCCTGCGCCTTTCCGTGCACGTGATTGTGGGCTTGATCACCAAGCTGGTTCATCACCACTTACATCAACACATCTGGTATCTTTGCGAGAGAGAATAAGCCCAGAGGAAGACTATTCTAATATTCGAAAACGCAATGTTCAAGGAATATTGCCTGACAGAAAAAGGTTCAAGGACGATTTAGTACGCCGAAACAGAGAGACAATGACTTCAACTAGTTGTAGTACGGCAACTTTAATGGCACTTAAATCAGCTTATCCAGTACCCTTTTCCGGAGAAGAGAGCACTCAAGAATATACCTATGATCAAATGAGCAACATGATGTCCAGTTACCAGAAAAATTCGCCACCTTTTAAATCAGCTATTAAGCCACTTCCTTCACGAGGCAATTCTTACGCCAAAGAAGACGAGTCACGGATTCAATTAAGCCAAGTTTATAAGAATCCGTACAACGCAAAAGCTGTGAAGGCTTTTATTGATGCTCTAACCAAAAAACAATGtcaattttcatttaaacaaggAAGTGACCAAACTTCTGGGCACAGCAAACACCAGGAAATGTTATCTGAAGAGCAGCCAATTAAACAGAATAGGAAAACGTTGTTCACAAATGGATCAGGCATTTTAAAAAGGAACCAGTTCACTAAATTAACCGCACCAAAAAGGCATTTGTCGAGGTTCCACCCGACCCGCGAGACAAGTAATTTTCAGAGTACAATGTTACCGAGGAGAGATCAATTTCCAGACATGGGTGCTACAAGCAAAAATGGGTCAGTCCACCGACATGAAACCGAGAATTATTCCTTTCACAATAGCTCCCTTGAAATTATTCCATGTTATCATGTTTACAATATAAGGCCCTCTACGCCAAATTCTCATTTCACAGTCACACCACAACACTTCCGTGTCATGGAGGAAATCGCCCAACAGGACGACCTTGCGAATAAAATCGGAGTATGCAAGCCTGAAATATCTTTCCTCAATGAGAAAGGAAAGCAATGTTCGCAGAAATTTATCTCCGGGATATCAAAAAACCTCACAAGAGGCGGCGCCAGTAGTTGTCAGTCGTACCGTCAGGAGCAGCCACGCGCCCACCCTGCACCGTCTGCAGAAAACCAACGCCCCTCAGTGATCATGGTTCCCGCAAGCTGGAGTAATATATCTTCCAGAGAATCCCATGTCCCACTGAAG GTAGATGCATCCTTTACTGAGCGGTCAGATGGGCAGAAG GATAACGTGGTCGATTTAGATTCATCTGACGATGATgatggagaaaaagaaaaatacttcCAAGTGAACATGGATGGCAAAACTGCAACTTTTAAGTTGACTAAAGAAGACTGGAACAGAATTCCAATAAGTACTTTTCCAAGCGGTGGTCGACTGCTCTCAGGGGACTGGCGAAAAATTTTCGTCAACAAAGTTAAAGAGAGCAACCCATGGTGCAGTCTGCGCTTCAAAAATAATCACGTGAGATCAGAAAACTCGCGCAAGATCTACTCAGCGGTCTTTTTCAGAGGGGCCGCAGAATGCAAGCGACCAGAGTGCAATGTGAAAGTGCGATTTGTTatccagaaagagaaaggaaaatatgTGGATGTGACGTATGTGGGAAATGTGTGTCACAGCAGCGAGCCTGGAGGGAACGACTTTGTATCCTATACCTACGGGGCCAGGAGGGCACAAAATACATGA
- the LOC140937578 gene encoding splicing factor C9orf78-like, which yields MPQRNYRKRRETEEEGDEQHEPASVTDAIEERKELQGFRKKRGGVSAAALALGKKLAPEEEVESDPFKLKTGGLVELNSLIQDRNRDREGEDKEKSINLGANFAAETNRRDEDTHMLKYIEEEMAKRKGVQLEKTVQSKPKSKEDLLYQVPENINVRSKIMASEEMLSNQMLSGIPEVDLGIEAKILNIEATEEAKQRVLEEQRNKKSRGPTEMVPTNMAVNFMLHSRFFDEQKVIDAESKRAAAAKDKAQEQEKAINKATVKANDSATVPSRSEPIPSKKRTGDKAEKATDDFFYEKFRKRARDSWRYQ from the exons ATGCCTCAAAGGAATTATAGAAAGCGCCGTGAAACAGAGGAAGAGGGCGATGAACAGCACGAGCCAGCCTCAGTGACCGACGCGATCGAGGAAAGAAAAGAACTGCAGGGATTTCGGAAGAAACGAGGCGGTGTATCGGCGGCTGCGCTGGCTTTAGGAAAAAAACTTGCCCCAGAAGAAGAGGTAGAGAGTGATCCTTTTAAACTGAAGACAGGAGGACTTGTGGAGTTGAACAGCTTGATTCAGGATAGAAATAGGGACAGAGAAGGGGAAGACAAAGAAAAGTCTATCAACTTAGGAGCCAATTTTGCGGCCGAGACGAACAGAAGAGATGAAGATACGCACATGTTAAAGTACATTGAAGAAGAAATGGCCAAACGAAAAGGCGTTCAACTCGAGAAGACTGTTCAGAGCAA ACCTAAATCGAAAGAAGACTTGTTGTATCAAGTTCCAGAAAACATCAATGTAAGGTCAAAGATAATGGCTTCAGAAGAGATGCTGTCCAATCAGATGCTATCTGGAATCCCTGAAGTGGATCTTGGCATTGAAGCCAAAATACTAAACATTGAGGCCACTGAAGAAGCCAAGCAGAGAGTATTAGAGGAACAGCGGAATAAGAAATCAAGAGGTCCTACTGAAATGGTGCCTACTAACATGGCTGTGAATTTCATGTTACACAGTAGAT TTTTTGATGAGCAAAAAGTCATTGATGCTGAAAGTAAAAGAGCTGCAGCAGCAAAAGACAAGGCACAGGAACAAGAGAAAGCAATCAACAAAGCAACGGTGAAGGCAAATGATTCTGCTACAGTGCCAAGTAGATCAGAACCTATACCAAGCAAGAAAAGAACTGGTGATAAGGCTGAAAAGGCAACTGATGACTTCTTCTATGAGAAATTTAGGAAGCGTGCTCGAGATTCATGGAGATATCAGTAA